The genomic interval TGAGAAACTAAGCAGGCACTAACGCAAGTTAAGCAACCGATACATTTACTTCTATCTATTTTTATTCTTTTCAATTTAATCTCTCCTTTATCTTTAGATTTTTTCAATAGAAACTGGAGCATATTTATATGAAGGCTCCTTAGAATATGGATCATATATAGAAAGTGTTAAATTATTTGTTTCTATATAGTGAATAGGTGCGTATAAAACATCATGAGGTAAATTATCAGTAGTTAATGCTAAGAATTTACTACTTCTACCATTTATAGATTTAACTAAAACTTCATCTTGTGATTCAATACCTAACTCTTCACCAAGAGTCTTAGAGATATAGATATATGAATTATCTGAAGTTGAGTCATTAACATACGTGATCTCTTTCGTTCTAGTTTGAGTATGCCACTGTCCAACAGTTCCTCTTCCTGTATTTAGAACGTAAGGATAAGTTTCATTTGTAGGCACAGGATTTTCTGCTACATCTTCAAATACAAATTTAACCTTTTTACTAGGTGTATAGTATTCACCATTTTCAAATAGTCTTCTTTCGTTATCAACTAAAGTTTCACCCTCTCTAAATGGCCACTGAACACCATATCCATTTTCTAAAAGTTTATAGCTAACTCCAGTCATATCGCAAGGAGTATCCTTTGTAACTTTAACCATTTTATTGAAAACTGCTTCAGGAGTTTCCCATCCATCTAAAAGTGTTCCCATACCTAAAGCTTTTCCTACATTATATATAACTTCAAAATCACTAAAAGATCCTTCAGGCTTAGGAATAACAGGATTCAATTTAGATATTCTTCTTTCTGTATTGATAAGTGTTCCCTCTTTTTCTATTCCAGAAACTACTGGCAAGAAAAGATCAGCAAGTTCAGAGCTATCTGTATTTGGATACAGATCTTGTACAACAAAAAGGTCCAACTTCTCAATAGCTTCTGCGAATTGAGTGTTATTAGTCCAAGAGTGTCTAGGGTTTGTACAAAGAATCCATAGAGCTTTAATCTCACCAGAAACTATTTTTTCAATTATTACATTGTAAGGAAGTGTAGGTTTTGTTGGGAAAATAGCAGGATCTAATCCTAAAGCATCTCCAACAATTTTTCTTTTAGCCTCATCAGTGTACTCTCCACCACCATATAATCCAGTTGTATTACTGAAAAGACGTGATCCCATAGCATTACATTGTCCTGTTATAGAGTTAGCTCCAGTTCCAGGTCTACCCATATTTCCAGTCATAACAGCTAAGTTAATTATACCTTGAGCGGTTCTAACAGCTTGATAGCTTTGGTTTATTCCCATAGTCCACCAGAAAGAAACAGCATCTCCTTCATGAATAAGTTTAACTAAAGTTAAAAATTCATCTTTAGTTATTCCTACTTTTTCTTCTATGTCATCAATAGAGAACTTTGAAACATGTTCTTTAAAGGCATCGAAATTTTCAGAATATTTTTCAATATAATTATTATCAATCCAGTTATTTTCAATTAAATAGTTAGCAATTGTATAGTATAAAATAATATCACTTTTAGGTTTTATACAGAAGAAGTAGTCAGCATTTTGAGCTGTTTCACTGCATCTAACATCAATAACAATAACTTTCTTATTTTTATTTTTACGTACTCTATCCCAAATGATAGGGTGAGCTACTACAGGGTTAGCTCCAGTAAAAATAATAGTGTCAGAAAGTTCTAAATCATTTAGTGTATAAGGAGGCGCATCAAATCCAAAACTTTGTTTATGTGCAACAACAGATGTAGCCATACAAAGTCTAGTATTTCCATCAAGTTGTCCACCTACAAAGTTTCTAAAAACATGACCAACTAAAGCCATCTCTTCTAAAGCTAATTGACCAGTACTTATGCAGGCTACGCTTTCTTTTCCGTGCTTTTCAACGATATCTTTTAACTTATCGCTAAAAAAACTATAAGCTCTCTCCCAAGAGATTTCCTCTCTTCCATTTTCAGTTTTTAATAGTGGGTTTTTAGGAAAATCAGCTGATGTAAGTTGTTTATCAAGATTTAAACCTTTGATACAACTAAATCCTTTATTAACAGGATATTTTTCAGTGGGAATAACTTTTTTAATTTTATTGTCTTCAACGTAGAAATCCATGTTACATGCTAATGAACAGTAGTTGCAAGTTGTTTGAATTTTATTCATATTCTCTCCTCCTTGGTATACAAGTATTATATACATATTATAATACTTATTAATAAAAAATAGTAGTGTGACTTTAGTCACACTACTATAAAAAAGGTTAAAATTAATTCTAAAAATGTTTAAAAATTATTGTGTAATAAGTTCTAGTTCAACAGGAATAAACTGTGGAACTGTTTCCTTTTTTACAATTTTATCAGCCGCTTCAATTCCTTTAGCACCAATCTCTGCTGGTTTTTGAGCAACAGTTGCAGCAAGTTTACCCTCTTTAACAGCTTTCACTGCATCTTCAGTGGCATCAAAACCAACGATTATAAAATCAGTTTTTCCAGATGCTTCAATAGCTTTTAGAGCTCCAAGGGCCATCTCATCATTATGAGCAAAAACAGCATTAACTTCAGGTTGTGCTTGTAAAATATTTTCCATAACATTAAGTCCTTTAGTTCTGTCAAAGTCAGCAGCTTGTTTTGCAACTATATCTAATTTATTCTGAGCAGCCTTGTTAAATCCTTCTCCTCTATCACGAGCAGCAGTTGTACCAGGGATTCCTTCTAACTCTACAACTTTATTATTTTTTCCATTTAATTTTTCAACTATGAAGTTTCCAGCTAATTCTCCACCAGCAACGTTATCAGAAGCGATGTGAGTAACAACTTTTCCACCATTAGACGCTCTATCTAAAGTAATTACTGGAACTTTATTACGGTTAGCAGCTTTAACAGCTGATACAACAGCATCAGAATCAGTTGGATTTATTAAAAGAACATCTATTCCTTTAACAAGAAGATCTTCAACATTTCCTAACTCCTTAGAAGGATCATTTTGAGAGTCTAAAACAACAATTTCGTGCCCCATCTCTTTTGCTTTAGAAACAGCTCCCTCTTTTAAAGTAACGAAGAAAGGATTGTCTTGTGTAGAAACAACTAATCCTACCTTAGCAGCTTCAGCAATTGTCCCCATACCTAAAGCAAGAACCATAAGTCCTAAAAATCTTAATTTGTTTTTCATAATTATTACACCACCCATAAAATTTATTTAGAAGATTTTTTATCAATTAAAACAGCTATAAGAATTACTAAAGCTTTAACCATCATCTGATAGTAAGATGATACGTTTAAAAGGTTTAAAGCGTTTCCTAAAACACCAATAATAATTGCTCCAAGAGCAGTTCCTGCAATGGTACCAACTCCACCAGCAAGAGATGTTCCACCTAGAACAACTGCAGCAATGGCATCAAGTTCATACCCAGATCCAGCAGTAGGTTGAGCAGAACCAAGTCTAGAAGTAACAATAACTCCAGCTAAAGCTGAAAGAGCTCCACAAACACCATAAACTAAAGTTTTATATTTAGATGTATTTACTCCTGAAAGTTTAGTAGCTTCTTCATTTCCACCAATAGCATAGATATATCTACCAAATTTGATATTATTTAGTATATAGTATCCAGCTATGAAAAGAGCAATCATAATATATATTGGGATAGGAATATCAAAGAAATAACCTCCACCAATATTATCAAAGAAATCTCCACCATCTCTCACAGGGATTGGCTTACCATCAGTGAAAACTAAAGTGGCTCCCCTTAAAAGAGTCATAGTAACTAAAGTAACTATAAATGGCTGAAGTTTAGCATATGATATAAGTAAACCGTTAAAAATTCCAAAAAGTCCACCAATAATAACAGCTATAACAATAGCTAAAATTGGATTTACACCATTAGCTATTAAACTTGCTCCAAAAGCTCCAGTTAAAGCTAAAATAGAACCAACAGAAAGATCGATTCCACCAGTTAAAATAACTAAAGTCATTCCAATTGCAATAACTGAGTTTATAGATGTTTGTCTTAAAACGTTTAAGATATTATTAACTGATAAAAACCTTGGGTTTAAAAATGAAACTATTATAGAGAAAACAATTAAACCGATTAGAGGCTTATTGTTATATATTTTTTTTAACATTATTTATTCAACTCCTACTGCATATCTCATTATTTTTTCTTGAGTGAACTCATCTTTAGATAGAGTTCCACTTATTTTGTGTTCATGGATAACCATAATTCTATCACTTAGTCCCATTACTTCTGGCATTTCAGAAGATATCATAATAATACTAAGACCTTTTTTCTTTAGCTCGTTAATAACATCGTAGATCTCTTTTTTAGCACCAACATCTACTCCTCTAGTTGGCTCATCTAAAATCAGAATTTTAGGATTAGTTAAAAGAGCTTTTGCAATAGCTACTTTTTGTTGGTTTCCACCACTTAAGTTTTTAATAATTTGATTAGGTGAAGGAGTTTTTACTCCAAATTTTTCAATATATTCATCAACAGATTTGTTTTCAGCATT from Cetobacterium somerae carries:
- the rbsB gene encoding ribose ABC transporter substrate-binding protein RbsB; the protein is MKNKLRFLGLMVLALGMGTIAEAAKVGLVVSTQDNPFFVTLKEGAVSKAKEMGHEIVVLDSQNDPSKELGNVEDLLVKGIDVLLINPTDSDAVVSAVKAANRNKVPVITLDRASNGGKVVTHIASDNVAGGELAGNFIVEKLNGKNNKVVELEGIPGTTAARDRGEGFNKAAQNKLDIVAKQAADFDRTKGLNVMENILQAQPEVNAVFAHNDEMALGALKAIEASGKTDFIIVGFDATEDAVKAVKEGKLAATVAQKPAEIGAKGIEAADKIVKKETVPQFIPVELELITQ
- a CDS encoding molybdopterin oxidoreductase family protein, whose translation is MNKIQTTCNYCSLACNMDFYVEDNKIKKVIPTEKYPVNKGFSCIKGLNLDKQLTSADFPKNPLLKTENGREEISWERAYSFFSDKLKDIVEKHGKESVACISTGQLALEEMALVGHVFRNFVGGQLDGNTRLCMATSVVAHKQSFGFDAPPYTLNDLELSDTIIFTGANPVVAHPIIWDRVRKNKNKKVIVIDVRCSETAQNADYFFCIKPKSDIILYYTIANYLIENNWIDNNYIEKYSENFDAFKEHVSKFSIDDIEEKVGITKDEFLTLVKLIHEGDAVSFWWTMGINQSYQAVRTAQGIINLAVMTGNMGRPGTGANSITGQCNAMGSRLFSNTTGLYGGGEYTDEAKRKIVGDALGLDPAIFPTKPTLPYNVIIEKIVSGEIKALWILCTNPRHSWTNNTQFAEAIEKLDLFVVQDLYPNTDSSELADLFLPVVSGIEKEGTLINTERRISKLNPVIPKPEGSFSDFEVIYNVGKALGMGTLLDGWETPEAVFNKMVKVTKDTPCDMTGVSYKLLENGYGVQWPFREGETLVDNERRLFENGEYYTPSKKVKFVFEDVAENPVPTNETYPYVLNTGRGTVGQWHTQTRTKEITYVNDSTSDNSYIYISKTLGEELGIESQDEVLVKSINGRSSKFLALTTDNLPHDVLYAPIHYIETNNLTLSIYDPYSKEPSYKYAPVSIEKI
- the rbsC gene encoding ribose ABC transporter permease — protein: MLKKIYNNKPLIGLIVFSIIVSFLNPRFLSVNNILNVLRQTSINSVIAIGMTLVILTGGIDLSVGSILALTGAFGASLIANGVNPILAIVIAVIIGGLFGIFNGLLISYAKLQPFIVTLVTMTLLRGATLVFTDGKPIPVRDGGDFFDNIGGGYFFDIPIPIYIMIALFIAGYYILNNIKFGRYIYAIGGNEEATKLSGVNTSKYKTLVYGVCGALSALAGVIVTSRLGSAQPTAGSGYELDAIAAVVLGGTSLAGGVGTIAGTALGAIIIGVLGNALNLLNVSSYYQMMVKALVILIAVLIDKKSSK